The Natronoarchaeum philippinense genome has a window encoding:
- a CDS encoding Gfo/Idh/MocA family protein, which translates to MSVDPSFEAPELPYEPRDPKSYEPAVGLIGCGGITGTHLEAYSDAGYDVRALCDIDEAAAEEKREEFYPDADVYTDHEELLARSDIDVVDITTHPQHRPPLIEDAIRAGKHVLSQKPFVLDLDVGERLVELAAENDVQLAVNQNGRWAPHFSYLRHAIAEGHVGSVLDVDFSVHFDHDWIAETPFDDVEHVILYDFAIHWFDALSCFMGDRKPQRVYASEATSPTQQSSKPLLSQASIEYEGAQASMTFAGHTQFAQEDRTVVAGTEGTLVSTDAGGDGQTVTLETERGTASPDLDGEWFTDGFHGSMAALLRAIETGEEPPHSGRNNLASLELCFAAVASAERGEPVVPGDVRRFPGEQ; encoded by the coding sequence ATGAGTGTTGACCCGAGCTTCGAGGCACCGGAACTCCCCTACGAACCCCGCGACCCGAAGTCCTACGAGCCAGCCGTCGGGCTGATCGGCTGTGGCGGCATCACGGGCACACATCTCGAAGCCTACAGCGACGCGGGCTACGACGTTCGAGCGCTCTGTGACATCGACGAGGCCGCCGCCGAGGAGAAGCGCGAGGAGTTTTACCCCGACGCCGACGTGTACACCGACCACGAGGAACTGCTCGCCCGGTCGGATATCGACGTTGTCGACATCACGACGCATCCCCAGCACCGCCCGCCGCTGATCGAGGATGCGATCCGGGCCGGCAAGCACGTTCTGAGCCAGAAGCCGTTCGTCCTCGATCTCGACGTCGGCGAGCGCCTCGTCGAACTGGCGGCCGAAAACGACGTGCAGCTGGCCGTCAACCAGAACGGTCGCTGGGCACCCCATTTCAGCTACCTGCGACACGCAATCGCTGAGGGCCACGTCGGCAGCGTCCTCGACGTGGACTTCTCGGTGCACTTCGATCACGACTGGATCGCCGAGACGCCGTTCGACGATGTCGAACACGTCATCCTCTATGACTTTGCGATCCACTGGTTCGACGCGCTCTCGTGTTTCATGGGCGATCGCAAGCCCCAGCGAGTCTACGCCTCGGAGGCGACCTCACCGACACAGCAATCCTCGAAACCGCTGCTCTCGCAAGCCAGTATCGAGTACGAGGGCGCACAGGCGTCGATGACGTTCGCTGGCCACACGCAGTTCGCACAGGAGGACCGCACTGTCGTTGCGGGCACCGAGGGAACGCTCGTCAGCACCGACGCGGGCGGCGACGGACAGACGGTAACACTCGAGACCGAGCGAGGGACCGCATCGCCGGACCTCGACGGCGAGTGGTTCACAGACGGGTTCCACGGTTCGATGGCGGCGTTGCTCCGGGCGATCGAAACTGGCGAGGAACCACCACACAGCGGCCGGAACAACCTCGCCAGTCTCGAACTGTGCTTTGCGGCGGTGGCCTCGGCCGAGCGCGGCGAACCGGTCGTCCCCGGCGACGTGCGTCGGTTTCCCGGAGAACAGTGA
- a CDS encoding ABC transporter ATP-binding protein — MPPNAHDDDDDSFDEIRNESGSSIYRLFREYGRKHWPQFFGGAAASILQMAMELVPAFVLAIAIDSLFFDTRAFALPLVPEAWLPEAQGAQFLLAAGLVGGSYALNTGLGWINDYMWNGFAQHFQHNVRVDSYDAMQRRELSFFDNRQTGEVMSVLNNDVNQLENFLTGDLNTIITVVVRVGGMGVVMLAINWRLALIPVAAIPILAYLSYKFRELIHPKYQRVRKSVGQMNSRLENNVGGIQTVKAYTTEPFETGRVEDASREYLDAQWDAIMARITFFPTLAITTQLSYVLVFLIGGWWVVTGSPPHPFFNGPNNAMTAGTLVLFLNYTRRFSWPMRRVGEVLNNYQYAEAAGERITGLLDLEPRVKDAPDATPLDDLEGRVEFDDVNFSYENDEGDPEQVLRDISFSVEPGEYVGLVGPTGAGKSTLMKLLLRFYDPDDGDVRIDGVDVDEVTLQSLRDSIGYVNQEPFLFYGTARDNIAYGLDDADDDEMYEAARIAGAHEFVEELPDGYDTMVGERGVKLSGGQRQRIALARAILRDPEIMILDEATSHVDNETEAVIQNNLSGMIADRTTFAIAHRLSTVRDADTILVLEDGEIVERGTHDELIDEDGMYADLWNVQVGDVEALPEEFVERTKQGYADRIDTE; from the coding sequence ATGCCCCCGAACGCTCACGACGACGATGACGACTCGTTCGACGAGATCCGAAACGAGAGCGGCTCGTCGATCTACCGGCTGTTCCGGGAGTACGGGCGCAAGCACTGGCCGCAGTTCTTCGGCGGCGCCGCCGCGAGCATCCTGCAGATGGCGATGGAACTCGTTCCGGCGTTCGTGCTGGCGATCGCCATCGACTCGCTGTTCTTCGATACGCGCGCGTTCGCGCTCCCGCTCGTTCCCGAGGCGTGGCTCCCCGAGGCCCAAGGCGCACAGTTTCTCCTCGCGGCCGGCCTCGTCGGCGGCTCGTACGCTCTCAACACCGGGCTCGGCTGGATCAACGACTACATGTGGAACGGCTTCGCCCAGCACTTCCAGCACAACGTTCGCGTCGACAGCTACGACGCCATGCAACGACGGGAGCTGTCATTCTTCGACAACCGCCAGACCGGCGAAGTGATGTCGGTCCTCAACAACGACGTCAATCAGTTGGAGAACTTCCTGACCGGCGACCTCAACACGATCATCACCGTCGTGGTTCGCGTCGGCGGGATGGGCGTCGTCATGCTGGCGATCAACTGGCGACTCGCGTTGATCCCCGTCGCGGCGATTCCCATTCTGGCGTATCTCAGCTACAAGTTCCGCGAACTGATCCATCCCAAGTATCAGCGCGTGCGGAAGTCGGTGGGACAGATGAACTCCCGGCTCGAAAACAACGTCGGTGGCATCCAGACGGTCAAAGCGTACACAACCGAGCCGTTCGAGACTGGCCGAGTCGAGGATGCGTCCCGGGAGTACCTCGACGCCCAGTGGGACGCGATTATGGCACGCATCACCTTCTTCCCGACGCTGGCGATCACGACGCAACTGAGCTACGTCCTCGTCTTTCTGATCGGCGGCTGGTGGGTCGTCACCGGCTCGCCGCCGCATCCGTTCTTCAACGGTCCCAACAACGCCATGACTGCTGGGACACTCGTGTTGTTCTTGAACTACACCCGGCGGTTCTCGTGGCCGATGCGCCGCGTCGGCGAGGTGCTGAACAACTACCAGTACGCGGAAGCCGCCGGTGAGCGGATCACCGGCCTGCTCGACCTCGAACCGCGCGTCAAGGACGCTCCCGACGCCACTCCGCTGGACGACCTCGAGGGCCGCGTCGAGTTCGACGACGTGAACTTCTCCTACGAGAACGACGAGGGCGACCCCGAGCAAGTGCTCCGCGACATCTCGTTTTCGGTCGAACCGGGCGAGTACGTCGGTCTCGTCGGGCCCACGGGGGCTGGCAAGTCGACGCTGATGAAACTGCTGTTGCGCTTCTACGACCCGGACGACGGCGACGTTCGGATCGACGGCGTCGACGTCGACGAGGTCACGCTCCAGAGTCTCCGAGACTCGATCGGCTACGTCAACCAAGAGCCGTTCCTGTTCTACGGCACTGCCCGGGACAATATCGCGTACGGTCTCGACGACGCCGACGACGACGAAATGTACGAGGCGGCGCGGATCGCTGGTGCCCACGAGTTCGTCGAGGAACTGCCCGACGGCTACGACACGATGGTCGGCGAGCGCGGCGTCAAGCTTTCGGGCGGCCAGCGCCAGCGCATCGCGCTCGCCCGAGCGATCCTTCGGGATCCCGAGATCATGATCCTCGACGAGGCGACGAGCCACGTCGACAACGAGACCGAGGCGGTCATCCAGAACAACCTCTCGGGGATGATCGCTGACCGAACGACGTTTGCGATCGCGCACCGACTTTCGACGGTCCGGGACGCCGATACGATTCTCGTTCTCGAAGATGGCGAGATCGTCGAGCGAGGCACCCACGACGAACTTATCGACGAGGACGGGATGTACGCCGACCTCTGGAACGTGCAGGTTGGCGATGTCGAGGCGCTTCCCGAGGAGTTCGTCGAGCGCACGAAACAGGGGTACGCGGACCGAATCGACACCGAGTAA